One Candidatus Synechococcus calcipolaris G9 genomic window carries:
- a CDS encoding aldose epimerase, whose amino-acid sequence MAHELICGESRLTVVPERGGLISGWQWRGQEILYLDRDRFANPDLSVRGGIPILFPICGNLPNNEFIYEDQKYSLKQHGFARDLPWQVQDHQGNSIVLRLGDTEATRGVYPFEFDLEFTYTLGTDSLGLELRITNPGERPLPFSLGLHPYFAVQEKEQLTFNLPINGMVDQKTQRPLTFAGGFDWAAPELDLACRPLLGHRARVSDRQRGYHLDLNFSPEFTTLVFWTLHGKDYYCLEPWTAPRNALNSGVDLIHLPPQASMVLQVELHLSAI is encoded by the coding sequence ATGGCACATGAACTAATCTGTGGCGAATCACGGCTGACGGTGGTTCCAGAGCGGGGGGGCTTGATTTCCGGTTGGCAGTGGCGGGGGCAAGAGATTCTTTATCTGGATCGCGATCGCTTTGCCAACCCAGACTTAAGCGTGCGGGGAGGCATTCCGATCCTATTTCCCATCTGTGGAAACCTGCCCAACAATGAATTCATCTATGAAGATCAAAAATATAGTCTTAAGCAGCATGGCTTTGCCCGGGATCTGCCCTGGCAGGTGCAGGATCACCAAGGGAATTCCATTGTTTTAAGGTTAGGGGATACGGAGGCAACCCGTGGGGTCTATCCCTTTGAGTTTGATTTGGAATTTACCTATACCCTAGGGACTGATAGCCTGGGCCTGGAACTGCGGATCACCAATCCAGGGGAGCGGCCCCTGCCCTTTAGTTTGGGCTTGCATCCCTATTTTGCAGTTCAGGAGAAGGAGCAATTAACGTTTAATCTGCCCATCAATGGGATGGTGGATCAAAAAACACAGCGGCCCCTAACCTTTGCCGGTGGTTTTGATTGGGCTGCCCCGGAACTTGATTTAGCCTGTCGGCCCCTGTTGGGTCATCGGGCCCGGGTGAGCGATCGCCAGCGAGGGTATCATCTAGACCTGAACTTTAGTCCCGAATTTACGACTTTGGTGTTTTGGACGCTGCACGGGAAAGATTACTACTGTTTAGAACCCTGGACTGCCCCCCGCAATGCCTTGAATAGCGGCGTTGATTTAATTCATTTGCCTCCCCAAGCCTCGATGGTGCTTCAGGTTGAGTTACACCTTTCAGCCATTTAA
- the cofG gene encoding 7,8-didemethyl-8-hydroxy-5-deazariboflavin synthase subunit CofG: protein MALPTMAPQRITYSPAFTLVPTYECFNRCTYCNFRQEIGQASWLSIDQATQILKSLQGKETIEILILSGEVHPQSRHRSTWVDHSFHIAQLALEYGFLPHTNIGPLSRLEMEKLRTVNVSMGLMLEQLTPTLLDTVHRHAPSKDPHLRLGQLEQAGALGIPFTTGLLLGLGETAQDWQDTLGAIAASFHRWGHIQEVILQPYRSGQTQLAPLPDFPLDQLPQVVAIARSILPAEITIQIPPNLVNHPGILLDCLAAGARDLGGIVPQDHVNPDYDHAPLSILKQLLANQGWQLQPRFPVYTPWKFQFSQEVQDRLDTWYQPISPDQA, encoded by the coding sequence ATGGCTCTCCCCACCATGGCCCCGCAAAGGATTACCTACAGTCCAGCCTTTACCCTAGTGCCCACCTACGAATGCTTTAACCGCTGCACCTACTGTAATTTTCGCCAAGAGATTGGCCAGGCGAGTTGGTTGAGTATCGACCAGGCTACCCAAATACTAAAAAGTCTTCAAGGCAAAGAGACGATTGAAATTTTAATCCTCAGTGGTGAGGTGCATCCCCAAAGTCGCCACAGATCTACCTGGGTTGATCATAGTTTCCACATTGCCCAACTGGCCCTAGAGTATGGTTTTTTGCCCCACACCAACATTGGCCCCCTGAGCCGGCTAGAAATGGAGAAATTACGGACAGTGAATGTCTCCATGGGACTGATGCTGGAACAATTAACCCCCACATTACTGGATACCGTTCATCGCCATGCCCCCAGCAAGGATCCCCATTTACGCCTAGGACAATTGGAGCAGGCCGGTGCATTGGGCATTCCCTTTACCACGGGACTCCTTTTAGGTTTGGGGGAAACGGCCCAGGATTGGCAGGATACCCTAGGGGCGATCGCCGCGAGTTTTCATCGTTGGGGCCATATCCAAGAAGTGATTTTACAGCCCTATCGCTCCGGTCAAACCCAATTGGCCCCCTTGCCGGATTTCCCCCTAGACCAACTCCCCCAGGTGGTGGCGATCGCCCGTTCCATCTTGCCCGCTGAAATTACGATTCAAATTCCCCCCAACCTGGTTAATCATCCCGGCATTCTCCTCGACTGTTTGGCGGCAGGGGCCCGGGATCTGGGGGGGATTGTGCCCCAGGATCATGTGAATCCCGATTATGACCACGCTCCCCTATCTATTTTGAAGCAACTGTTGGCAAACCAGGGTTGGCAGTTGCAGCCACGCTTTCCCGTCTATACCCCCTGGAAATTCCAGTTTTCCCAAGAGGTTCAGGACAGACTGGACACTTGGTATCAACCCATCTCCCCAGACCAAGCCTAG